The Ignavibacteriales bacterium sequence TTAACGGTGTCGAAATTCAAGTTGATACTGACAAAAACCGGGGAACAAAATTTATACTCTGTTTCGCGGATCAAAATGAACAGCAATAGAATTATAATTTTTAATTAGACCGGAATTACAATGGCGAAAAAACCAAAACTTCTTATTGTAGAGGACGATGAATGGATTCTCAAAATTTTCAGCAAAGTATTTGAAAAAAAATTTGAAATAAATCTTGCCCAGACAATTCGCGCATTTTATTCTTTAATTGAAAACAATGCTTATGATGGATTTATAATTGATTTATCGTTACGTGGTGAGAAAAACGGTCTGCAGTTAATAGAAGAACTCAGG is a genomic window containing:
- a CDS encoding response regulator, coding for MAKKPKLLIVEDDEWILKIFSKVFEKKFEINLAQTIRAFYSLIENNAYDGFIIDLSLRGEKNGLQLIEELRQMENYLKTPIVVVTANALRKDRENSLKAGATKYITKPVDNKILLQEVLDLYPNL